In one window of Frigoriglobus tundricola DNA:
- a CDS encoding PAS domain-containing hybrid sensor histidine kinase/response regulator — protein sequence MSQPHPQRSKQSDGELFRLLVENVQDYAIFVIDPEGRVENWNLGAERLLGYREEEVVGRSVAVLFTPEDIENGFPQREMQQALESGRGNDDRWHVRKDGTRFWCGGTLTPLWDEGRKLRGFAKIMRDRTEWKRAEEERTARTREAERRQRLYNAVLSNTPDLVYVFDLDHRFTFANHILLRTWGKTWDEAIGKTCLELGYEPWHAAMHDREIEQVVATRQPVKGEVPFTGTFGRRIYEYIFVPVLGASGEVEAVAGTTRDVTDRRQSEEALREASATLRSFYDTAPVMMGVVEVGGEDVVHLTDNAATGRFFGTAPASLAGRTASEMGVPPDHLREWVRAYRESQRTQQPARFEYPHETPHGRRWVSAIVYCIEALPGNRCRCSYVAEDVTERKRVEEALRATDRRKDEFLATLAHELRNPLAPIRNALQILKMPRVEAATVERSRDMMERQVHHLVRLVDDLMDVSRVMRGKVELRRERVELATVVARAVETVQPLVDAQRHELSVRFPPESLLLDADPVRLAQVVGNLLTNAAKYTEPGGRIRLTADRDGDVAVLRVRDNGIGIAPDVLPHVFELFFQADHATTKTQGGLGIGLTLVQNLVEMHGGTVEAQSDGLGKGCEFVVRLPLVVQGIGREQSGDTTKAQESPSPSGNRLLVVDDNRDAADSLAMLLELKGHEVRVAHSGQAALVETQTFKPDLIFLDIGMPGMDGYEVARRVRKTPGLEDVVLAALTGWGQPEDRRRTAEAGFDHHLVKPPDPKVVEGVLAGLKRPEGQ from the coding sequence ATGTCCCAACCGCACCCACAGCGCTCGAAACAGTCTGACGGCGAGCTTTTTCGGCTGCTGGTCGAGAACGTCCAGGACTACGCCATTTTCGTCATCGACCCGGAGGGGCGGGTCGAAAACTGGAACCTGGGGGCCGAGCGGCTGCTCGGCTATCGGGAGGAGGAAGTCGTCGGGCGCTCGGTTGCCGTCTTATTCACCCCGGAGGACATCGAGAACGGGTTCCCGCAGCGGGAGATGCAACAGGCGCTGGAGTCGGGTCGGGGTAACGACGACCGCTGGCACGTCCGAAAGGACGGCACCCGCTTCTGGTGCGGCGGAACGCTGACGCCCTTGTGGGACGAGGGCCGCAAGCTCCGGGGGTTCGCCAAGATCATGCGGGACCGAACGGAGTGGAAGCGTGCCGAAGAGGAGCGCACTGCCCGGACGAGGGAGGCGGAGCGCCGCCAGCGGCTCTACAACGCCGTACTCTCGAACACCCCCGATCTGGTCTACGTCTTCGACCTCGACCACCGCTTCACCTTCGCCAACCACATCCTGCTGCGGACGTGGGGGAAGACCTGGGACGAAGCTATCGGCAAGACCTGTCTGGAACTCGGCTACGAGCCGTGGCACGCCGCCATGCACGACCGGGAGATCGAACAGGTTGTCGCCACCCGGCAGCCGGTCAAGGGCGAGGTTCCGTTCACCGGCACGTTCGGTCGCCGCATCTACGAGTACATCTTCGTCCCGGTTCTGGGTGCAAGCGGCGAGGTCGAGGCGGTCGCCGGGACAACACGGGACGTGACCGACCGCAGGCAGTCCGAGGAGGCGCTACGGGAGGCCAGCGCCACGCTCCGCAGCTTCTACGACACCGCCCCGGTCATGATGGGGGTCGTGGAGGTCGGGGGCGAGGACGTGGTTCACCTGACGGACAACGCCGCCACGGGCCGATTCTTCGGGACCGCCCCCGCCTCGCTCGCCGGGCGCACGGCCAGCGAGATGGGCGTTCCCCCGGACCACCTGCGGGAGTGGGTGCGAGCGTACCGGGAGAGCCAGCGGACCCAGCAACCGGCCCGGTTCGAGTACCCGCACGAGACGCCCCACGGACGCCGCTGGGTATCGGCCATCGTCTATTGCATTGAGGCGCTCCCCGGAAACCGCTGTCGGTGTTCGTATGTGGCCGAAGACGTGACCGAGCGGAAGCGGGTGGAGGAGGCGCTGCGGGCCACCGACCGGCGCAAGGACGAGTTCCTGGCGACGTTGGCGCACGAACTCCGCAACCCCCTGGCCCCGATCCGCAACGCCCTGCAAATCCTCAAGATGCCGAGAGTGGAAGCGGCGACGGTCGAGCGGTCACGGGACATGATGGAGCGGCAGGTGCATCATCTGGTGCGTCTGGTGGACGACCTTATGGACGTGTCACGGGTGATGCGGGGCAAGGTCGAACTCCGCAGGGAACGGGTGGAACTCGCCACGGTCGTCGCCCGTGCGGTCGAGACGGTGCAACCGCTCGTGGACGCCCAGCGCCACGAGTTGAGCGTGCGCTTCCCGCCCGAATCCTTGCTCCTCGATGCCGACCCGGTGCGGCTCGCCCAGGTCGTCGGCAACCTCCTGACGAATGCGGCCAAATACACGGAACCGGGCGGGCGCATCCGGCTGACCGCCGACCGTGACGGCGACGTGGCCGTACTTCGGGTTCGGGATAACGGCATCGGGATCGCCCCGGACGTGCTGCCGCACGTCTTCGAGTTGTTCTTTCAGGCCGACCACGCCACCACGAAGACGCAGGGCGGGTTGGGGATCGGGCTGACACTGGTACAGAACCTTGTGGAGATGCACGGCGGAACAGTCGAAGCGCAAAGCGACGGGCTGGGCAAGGGGTGCGAGTTCGTCGTCCGGCTCCCGCTCGTGGTGCAAGGGATTGGTCGGGAACAGAGCGGTGACACGACGAAGGCCCAAGAGTCGCCCTCGCCCTCTGGCAACCGCCTGCTGGTCGTGGACGACAACCGGGACGCCGCCGACAGCCTCGCCATGCTGCTCGAACTGAAGGGCCACGAGGTCCGAGTCGCCCACAGCGGCCAAGCGGCACTGGTGGAAACACAAACCTTCAAACCGGACCTGATCTTTCTCGACATCGGGATGCCGGGGATGGACGGGTATGAGGTTGCCCGCCGAGTGCGGAAGACGCCCGGCCTGGAGGACGTGGTACTCGCTGCGCTGACGGGCTGGGGCCAACCGGAAGACCGCCGCCGCACGGCAGAAGCCGGGTTCGACCACCATCTCGTGAAGCCACCGGACCCGAAGGTTGTGGAGGGCGTGCTGGCCGGGTTGAAGCGCCCAGAGGGGCAGTGA